In the genome of Streptomyces sp. SAI-127, the window GACATCAGCTCCTTGACGGCGACCACCGGGGCCTTGCCCTCGTGCACGATGCCGACGACGGTCTCGGTGATCGGCATGTCGACGCCGTGCCTGCGGGCCAGATCCAGCACGGACTCACAGGACTTGACGCCCTCCGCGGTCTGCTTGGTGACCTCGATGGTCTCCTGGAGGGTCATGCCCTTGCCGAGGTTGGTGCCGAAGGTGTGGTTGCGCGACAGCGGCGAGGAGCAGGTCGCCACCAGGTCGCCGAGACCGGCGAGTCCGGAGAACGTCAGCGGGTCGGCGCCCATGGCGAGTCCGAGCCGGGTCGTCTCCGCGAGACCGCGCGTGATCAGCGAGCCCTTGGCGTTGTCACCGAGGCCCATGCCGTCCGCGATGCCGACGGCGAGGCCGATGACGTTCTTCACGGCGCCGCCGAGTTCGCAGCCCACCACGTCGGTGTTGGTGTACGGGCGGAAGTACGGCGTGTGGCAGGAGGACTGGAGCCGCTGGGCGACCGCCTCGTCGGTGCAGGCGACCACGGCGGCG includes:
- a CDS encoding NAD(P)H-dependent glycerol-3-phosphate dehydrogenase produces the protein MSKPVKAAVFGTGSWGTAFGMVLADAGCEVTLWARRPELAEAVNSTRTNPDYLPGVELPENLRATSDAAEAARDAELTVLAIPSQTLRANLAEWTPLLAPDTVLVSLMKGVELGSAMRMSEVIEDVAKVGADRIAVVTGPNLAREIAARMPAAAVVACTDEAVAQRLQSSCHTPYFRPYTNTDVVGCELGGAVKNVIGLAVGIADGMGLGDNAKGSLITRGLAETTRLGLAMGADPLTFSGLAGLGDLVATCSSPLSRNHTFGTNLGKGMTLQETIEVTKQTAEGVKSCESVLDLARRHGVDMPITETVVGIVHEGKAPVVAVKELMSRSAKPERH